In the genome of Salvelinus sp. IW2-2015 linkage group LG25, ASM291031v2, whole genome shotgun sequence, one region contains:
- the LOC111951730 gene encoding solute carrier family 22 member 15-like, which yields MYVCLVYYGLIMNACEDGGNXYFSVAMYELVELPAYPLCIHFINKQWNAGLGVCSMSCRVGGILAPFVPSTTLLFEEDQLKTSHKRNQ from the exons CCTGGTGTACTATGGGCTCATCATGAACGCCTGTGAGGACGGTGGGAACCYCTACTTCAGTGTTGCCATGTATGAATTGGTGGAGCTCCCGGCCTACCCTCTCTGTATCCATTTCATAAACAAGCAGTG GAACGCTGGTCTTGGGGTCTGCTCAATGTCCTGCAGAGTKGGAGGGATCCTGGCCCCTTTTGTGCCRTCTACG ACACTTTTGTTTGAAGAGGACCAATTGAAAACGAGCCACAAACGAAATCAGTGA